A window of Kiritimatiellia bacterium genomic DNA:
GGCGTCAAGGTTGTGGATGATCCGGGGAACGCGTTGTACCCGATGCCGATCCATGCCAGCGGCCGGTATGAGGTTCTTGTCGGCCGGATCCGGCGGGACCAGAGCTGCGACAACGGGCTTGTGATGTGGTGCTCGGGCGACAACATTTGGAAGGGCGCGGCCCAGAACGCCATCCAGATTGCGGAAGAACTCCTGCGAAATCCGTAGGCGTACGAACGATATTCGGTCGGCGGGATCCGTTCGACCGAGTCTGTCGGACGCGTTATTCGATGCGAACGCCGGAACGATCCGTTTCCACGGGAAAAACTGCGTAATCTCGCCACGGCAGCGTCGGGGCACCGATGCCGATGGCGCAATCGCCCAGGCCCGATCCTGAAATTTTGGCTCCAAGGATTCCGGGGTCCGACCGAAGCCTCTCGACAATCGCCTGGAGTTCTGGCGTGTTGACGCCGAGTTGATCCATCAAAAGCTGGCCTTGGTCCAGCGCACGGCCAAAGGCGGCCAGATCCCCGCGCTCCAGAGCCGCGATTCCCTCGTCGGCGTTAGCCCCGATCCGATCGTAGAGGAGATCGAGCTCCCTCCGTCTGTCTTTCCAATGGTTTTCCACGAACTGGATGACCTGCGGCGTCGGCGTCTTGTATCCGCAGTAGACCGCGAGGCCGCGCAATGTCGCGTGCAGCTTTCGAACCTCTAACGGTTCGGCGCGATAGGCAACCACGCCGCCAAACACCGCGGCGGCTGCGTCTGCCCCGGACGCGCGGCCCTGCACGGCACGAATGATTTCGACGGCATCGGCGAGAATCTCGTTCGGTTTTGCAGACAAACCTGAGAGGCTTCGCAAAGCGGCGACAGCGGCAACGGTGGTAGCCGCCGATGAGGCGAATCCGACCGTATGCGAGAAGTCCGATTCCACCTTTATGTCCACGCCTCGCGGCAGCCAGGCTTTGAAACAGCAGACCGCCGCCAGAAGAAATCGGAAAGAAGGGTGGGGGGCCACATCGTCCAGCGTGGTTTGGTGGAATCCGAGGGAGGAGTCTATGCGGACGTCACGGTCGGGTCGGAGCGCAAGGCGAACGCGAATCCTTCGCTGGATGGCCATGACGGCCGAAATTCGGCCATGCAGGACGGCATGCTCACCAAGGAGCATCAGGCTGCCGGGTGCGCTGGCCGCAACGATCACGAGCGATCCGCTAAACAATCCGGGCGCCCAGCGGATCACCTCGGACCGTCAGCAGTTCGTAGCCGTATCGTTTACAGAGGTCCACCGGTGGTGTTTCGCTGACGACAAGAACCATCCCCGCATTATTGCCTGTCACAGCGCCGGCTCCGCAAATCTTCGCGGCACCATCGCGTGCCTCAATTTCGGCGATGAATTGGCGCACTTTTTCAGGTACGACACCGATTCGGCACAACAGGCGGTGGTTTTCGGCGATCATTTGGCGAAAGGCGTCTCGGTCGTTGGCCCGAATGGCCTTTTCGACCTCTCGTGTGACGGCTTCGAAGTCGTTCCAGATAGGATCTTTCGCAAACTGTTTTCTCACCGCCACCACGCATTCGCCGGTTGTGGAAGCCGGCGTACCGGTATTGACAAGGTAAATTTGGAGGCGCGGCAGCGGCACGGGCTCGGCTTTTCCGTCCTGGAAGAGGGCGCAGCCCCCGTGGAGCGAGATGTAGGAATCGACGCCGCTGGGATAGCCGTGCTGAAGTTTTTCGGCCTCCATGCTGTATTTGAAAAACCAGTCGGGCCGAAACTCCACACGGAAATAGTGGCCGATGGCCCTCAGCATGCTCAAGATGGTCGCGGCAGAGGAACCCATGCCGCAGCCGATCGGGATATTGGAGCGCGTTCGAATTTCCAAGCCGCCGCCAAATTTCAGGTGAAGGCCGTCGAGGACCGTGATGAACGCGAATTCAAACAGCTCGATCGGCTTGTGAAGGACTTCCCGTATGCTCAGTTCGCCATTGAGGAAAAGCTGATAGTTTCGGAGAACGCGATTTTTCAGCTCGTTGAGTGCGCGGACGGTAAAAGAATCGCTTTGCTTTAGATCCAGCAGATTGAAGGAGATCCGATCGCCGGCCAATGGGGCGATGACGGACTGGGCGCAGCGGTCGATGGCCATCGCGAGAGCGGGGCGGCCGTAAACGACGGCATGTTCGCCGCTTAGGATCAATTTGCCAGGGGCAATGGCGATCATGTCACTTTCTCGTAAATCCGTTTGTGTTCCTGAACCCCCGCCAATCGGAACGGGCCGGTGCGATAACGCGAAAACGTGTGGACACCGCCATCCGTGGGGAAGGGCAGATTGTAAATATCTTCGTATTGACGATACGACAATTCCGTACGGTTTTCCAGCATCTCACGGTGATCGGCAGTGAAAAGGCTTTCCCGATACCCGGGCTGGACGATTCCGCTGAAATACTCTCCTACACAACCGGACCCATAACTGAACAAACCGATGCGTTTGCCGGCGAGGTCGGAGGGTTCGTTGTCAAAAAGGCTGGCGAGTCCGACATATAGGGATGCGGCATAACTATTTCCCGTGATCCGGTTGTAGATCAGCGACGGACCGATTTGGGTTTGCAATAACTCG
This region includes:
- a CDS encoding mevalonate kinase, which encodes MIAIAPGKLILSGEHAVVYGRPALAMAIDRCAQSVIAPLAGDRISFNLLDLKQSDSFTVRALNELKNRVLRNYQLFLNGELSIREVLHKPIELFEFAFITVLDGLHLKFGGGLEIRTRSNIPIGCGMGSSAATILSMLRAIGHYFRVEFRPDWFFKYSMEAEKLQHGYPSGVDSYISLHGGCALFQDGKAEPVPLPRLQIYLVNTGTPASTTGECVVAVRKQFAKDPIWNDFEAVTREVEKAIRANDRDAFRQMIAENHRLLCRIGVVPEKVRQFIAEIEARDGAAKICGAGAVTGNNAGMVLVVSETPPVDLCKRYGYELLTVRGDPLGARIV
- a CDS encoding GHMP kinase; this encodes MIRWAPGLFSGSLVIVAASAPGSLMLLGEHAVLHGRISAVMAIQRRIRVRLALRPDRDVRIDSSLGFHQTTLDDVAPHPSFRFLLAAVCCFKAWLPRGVDIKVESDFSHTVGFASSAATTVAAVAALRSLSGLSAKPNEILADAVEIIRAVQGRASGADAAAAVFGGVVAYRAEPLEVRKLHATLRGLAVYCGYKTPTPQVIQFVENHWKDRRRELDLLYDRIGANADEGIAALERGDLAAFGRALDQGQLLMDQLGVNTPELQAIVERLRSDPGILGAKISGSGLGDCAIGIGAPTLPWRDYAVFPVETDRSGVRIE